TTAAAGATTTTAAACTGATATATGAAATTAAAAAAATAAATATATAACTTAATATCTTTTCTTTTTTGATATTTAATCTGTAAAAAATATTGGTTGAATAAATTGTTTTAAGATGAAAATAACTAAAAAATAAGATGAAAGGAAAATAAAATATAACCTGTAATTTGTTAAGAATTGAAAATAAAATAAACAGAAAAAATAAAAACAAATCAAAAATATTACTTTTTTCTAAAAATCTAAATATAAAAATTAAAGAAAAAATTAAAAATAGATAGGAAATTAACTCTGGTCTTACCCCATATGCTAGACTTAAATTTCCATATAAAAAATATACCATTGTGCTTAAAAAAAAAGATAAAATTTTATCTTTAAAGTAATTTAAAAAAAAATAAGTGGTCACTAAAAAAGCAAAAACATGAAATAAAATTGATAACAATCTTAAATAGTATACATTTTGTTGAAATATTTGATTAAGGTTTAATTCGGCAATTTGAGAAAATTTATAAACATCATTTAATCCAACAAAATTTAAAATTTTATAAAAAAATGAAGTAAATAAAATTGTAAAATATGCAGAATGATCGGTCATTTCTTGTTCAATACCAGAGTTGAATAGTAAAGCATTATAGGCTAATGCCGTCTCTTGATCGTAAGAAGTTGTCCAATGACTATTAAGATAATCTTGAAAAAAATAAATTGAAATTATAAAAAAAAAAATGAAAATAAAAAAAAAATAGGCTATTTCAGTTAATAATTTTTTCTTCATAATTTCAATTTATTTTTTAACATATCAACTCTTCAACATTTGCTAAATTTTTAAAAAAAGTTTAATCATATAGACAAGTATTTTAAACCCGTCTTGAAATGCTTTTACTTTTTTAATTCCATTAATTCTAATTCGCTCAAAACTTGGTACTTCTAAATATTTTGCACCCATTCTTTTCATTTTAACTGGAATCTCAACACACAAACAAAAATCATTGCTTTCTAAATTTAGTAATTTAAAAGATTTTGTTTTACCCATAATGTATGTGTATAATATATCTGATAATCCAAGAGAAAATAAGATATTTCCTAATGCTGAAAAAATAAAATTTCCTATTTTAGTTACAATTGTATCATCATCACTTCCAGCATCTTTTAAATATCTTGAAGCAAAAACATAATCTTGATCTTTACAAAGTTTTAACATTTTATTAAGATATTTTGGATCAAAAGACCCATCTGCATTAAAGATACAAAGATGTTCAGTTTTTACTGCATTGATACCTTCAATAATGGCATTTCCATATCCTCTACCCTTTTGTAAAATTATTTTACAATTAAATCCTTTTATAGCTTCAATCGTAAGTACATCACTCTCCTCTAGGATTACGATGACAGCACAATTAAAATTTCTAATCTCATTAAGAACCAATGGTAAAGAACCCTCTTCTCTTTTTGCAGGTATTACCAGTGTTAAATCTTCCATGCTTATTAAACTTTATCCCCTTTTGTAAAAGTTTTTATTATTGAAAATTTGATTAACAATAATAAATTTATTATTTAATTTAATTATTTCACGTTTAAAAATATCATAATTCTTTCCATATGATTTTTTTATATCGTTAATTTTTATAAGTGAATTTTTATAGATATTAATTTTACAATTATATTTATGGTTTAGATCATTTAATTTTTTATAGAAACTATTAAATTTTGAGTTAACTGTTAAGTGAATACTTAGCGCCAGACCTTTACCATTAAATTGTAAGTAATGTGAATTTCCATTAAAAATTTTTAAATGACAAAGTGAAATTAGTGGCGAATGTTTATCTATCATAACTTTTAGATCCTTGAGAAAAGGCTTAACATTACCATGTGGAATAATCGATTGGTATTCAATAAATTTTTTACCCATCAAGTTAAAGTATATAAGTCTCCTATTAGAGGGATAAAAAGCATCATTGATATGTATATTTAGTTTTTTAAACTTTTTCTCTTTAAGCAAAATTAATTTTTCAAATAATTTTTTAAAAACACTAAATCTAAAAAAACCTAATCTAATTGAGTTAATTTTTTTGACACTAATAAATCGTAAATTAATTTTATTTTGACTAAGATTTCCAGATGAAACCCTTCCAAGTATTTTACCTTCTTTTAAATCAATAAAAATATTATTTTGATTATAAAAATAATTATTATTTAAAAGATATTTATACATATGATTTAAATCTGTAAATTCTATATTTTTTTCTATTTTAAGATTTGAAGACATTAGTTTAAGTGTCTTAAATTTAATATTTACAATTAATCCAGTTAATCCCATTCCACCTATTGTTAAAAAAAATAATTTTTTATTTTTTTCTAAACTTAATGTTTTAAATCCGAAATTTGGATTATAAATTTTAATTTCTTTGACAAAATCTTTTATTATTCCCATTTTAGGGTTTAATCCATGAACACAGTTTGCAATGCAAGCTGCGGCTGTTACATTGGAATATGAGGGAAATGATGGAAAGTATAATTTTTTCTTCAGCAGATAATTATGAATTTTGTAAACTTCAATATTCCCGTTAACGCTTAACTCTGATTTTCTTTTATCAAACTTTAACTCATCCTCAATATCGTAATTGATTAAAAGACTTTTATTATCATAAGGTAATCCTGAAATAGAATTACCTTTACCTATAAAGCTAAAACTTTTGTGTTTATTTAAAAAATTTATTTTTTTAACATTAAGATATTTTAAATTTTTATTAACAAAACCATCAATACTTTTGAATTTTTTAAACTTTATTATTTCCATTAATTATTTTTTGAGCAATTTCTTGAATATTTTTTTTATTTAAAAAAGAATTATTTTGTATTCTTAATAATTTTCCATTTACCATTTCAGTTATTGGAAATACTTCTTTTTTATTCTTTATATCAAAATTATATTTAGAACAATCCCAAACATTTTCATCCATAGCATGAACTCCTAATTTAAATAATTCTTTATTAATTTTAGCAAAATCTTTTTTAATTAGAATTACAAAATATTGATGATTCCATTCATCTTCAAAATGATTATTTATAACAATTATGTTTGAATATTTTTTGAAAGTTTCTTGAAAAAATACAGAGTGCATTTTTCTGATTTTATTCATTTCATCACATCGATTTAATTGACTAATTCCTATTGTTATTTGATACTTTGCTAATTCAGGTCTTTCCAAAGGGTCATATTTAAGCTCTTTAACACCCATGCCTGAATATAAAATTTTTCTATATATTTTTGGATTATATTTAAATAAAAAATTAAAAATTTTATCTGATAGTATTGAATAAATTTTTGGATATGAATTTAAAATTGATAATATTACTTTGATAAAAAGTTTAAATTTTAAAGATAAGTTATCTTTTAAATTCATCTCTTGCCATTCGTTTACCTTATTAGCCAATTCTTTATTTTTAGAAATTAAAATTCCTCCACTTAGGGTTGTGGGAATTTTAAGTAAGCTTGTACTTGTTATACCCACATCACCAAAATTCCCAGTTTCAATATTTTTGATTTTCGAATTAAATGACTGTGCACAGTCTTCTATTAATAACAAATTATGTTTTTTACAAATATTTTTTATTTTTTCTATTTCGCATGGATAACCAAATAAATGAGTTGCTATTATTGCTTTAGTATTTTTATTTATTTTTTCCTCTATCTTAGAGACATCTATATTTAGATCTTTTTCCAAAACATCTACTAATATTATTTTTAAATCAAGTTGTTTTGCAATCTTAACATAAAGCGGAAAACTCATTGAAGAAAAAATTACTTCATCATTTTTTTTTAACAAAAATTTTAGACTTAGATAAAAGCCTAGTCTTGCTGAAGGCAATAAAGAAATATACCTATTAGGATATCTTTTTTGTAATAACTCTTTAAATTTATTTTCATTTTTTTTTTTATTATAGGGTAGTAAAATGTCTTTTATTATTGATATAAGATCAATTAATTTAAGGTCGATAGAAAAAAATGGTATTGCCATGTCTTTTATTTTATAACAGTATAATTATTTGTATATGACTATTAATCCAAAAAAAATATTAATTATTTCATCAGATTATGATAATTTTTTTTTTAAACCTATAATTTTTAAATTAAATAAAGAACTTACTGGTTCTTCTGTATTAATGCTTAACAAATCAAGTACTAAGAAATATTCTATACTCAAAAGAAATATTTTTTTATTATTGATGTTTAGTTTAAAAGAAATATTTGAATTAATTTATAATATTACTAAATTTCAATTTATAAAAAAAAAATTTGACTACCATCAAACAGGGATACAAAGCATTAATTCTGATAAATTTTTTAATTTTTTAGAAAATAATAAATATGACCTAATAGTTTTAATTAATTGTGTGGAAATTATAAAATTAAAAACCTTAAAAAAGATCAATACTGAGGTGGTTAATTTTCACCCTGGTTTACTGCCGAAATATAGAGGTTTTTTTCCAAACTTTTATTCTATACTGAACAAAGAAAAAAATATTGGTCTTACTTTTCACAAAGTAGATAGTAAAATTGATCAAGGACCAATTATAAAAAAACATCTGGTTTCAATAGATTATTCAAAAGGCCTACTCCATACCTACAAGCAACTCTATTTTAATGATGAAAGTATTAATTTTTTTAAAAAATGTATTCTAGAATATGACAGTTTAAAAAATAAAGCATTGACCCAAGATGATTTGAACTCTTATTATACCTTTCCGCAAATTTCAGAATTATTAAAGTTCAAATTTAAAAAAATAAATAAGTTAATAAATTTTTGAATTACTATATATGATTAATTAAATTATTGATTTTTTATTAAGATAATATCTATAGTTGATCCATCAGCTACTATTATTTTGTTTAGCTTATTATAATTTAAATCATAAGTTTCATAATGATATTTTTTTATAAAACTATAAAATTCCCTCATACTAGTTCCCTGTTCATTAAATAAATAGGGCGCATACTCCATAAATATTATGGGTTTTCTATCTCTTAATGTTTTAATAGCACTCTTTAATATATCCATTTCAAATCCATCTACATCAATTTTTAAAATAATTTGATCTTTAATCTTATTTTTTTTAATAAAATCATCTAAAGTTATATTTTTTGTAAACTTATTTATACTTTTTAAAACTCCTTTATGTATTTGATGTGCATTTCTATTGTTATTAAGGCTCCAACTTGAATAAACTTTTTTTGGTTTATTTTTATTATTAGAAATAAAATATTTAAAAGGAATAATTTTTTTTTTTAATATAGGGTTAAGATTAATGTTATTAATTTTTTTTTTGAAAGCGTAATCTGTTGGCTCTATAGTAAAAATTTTAAAATTTAAAAAATTCTTATTTAGCAAATCTCTAGATAGAGACAGTGATTTGTCACCAATATTTGCTCCTACATCAATTATATTAAAAAATGTATTCTTGGATTTGTTATTATCAAATATATATCTATGTATAGATTTTACTAACGCTTGCTGAAATGAGCCAAATAAAAAAATAGATAAATCAATTCCTTCTGAAATATCTATATTCCATTTTATTGCATTCCTTTTTATAATAATTTTTTTTTTTAATCCAAAGAGGCTAAGAGTTTTAAATATTATTTTGGCAATTAAAATTTTATTATTTGTTTTCAAGTTCTACAGATATGTTGATTTAATTTTTTTAGCAAAGTCTAAATATATCTTAGAAATTTCATGCTCAGGGTTAGCTTCAACAATTGGTTTTCCTTCATCACCACATTTTCCAACTTCAGGATTTATTGGAATTTCTCCTAAAAATTCTTTTTCAAATTCCTTAGCAGTTCGCTTAACTCCACCTTCGCCAAATATTTTATATTTTTTACCATCATCGCCAGTGAAATAGCTCATGTTATCCACTAAACCTAAAATTTTAACTCCAAGCTTATCAAACATTTTAATCCCTCTTTTAACATCAAGAAGTGCAACTTCTTGAGGAGTTGAAACAATGATTGCTCCATCTATCTTAATTTCTTGAGAAAAAGTTAATTGAGTATCTCCAGTCCCTGGGGGCATATCAACAATTATAAAGTCTAAATCTTTCCATCCAACTTTCTGCGTAAAAGTTTTAATTGCACTAGTAACCATAGGTCCTCTCCAAATCATTGGAGTTTGCTGGTCAGCAAGAAACCCAATGGACATACATTGAATGTCATATTTTGTAATTGGAGTTAAAGTCTGGCCATCACTTTTTGGCTTTTCATTAATATCAAACATTTTTGGAATTGATGGACCATATATATCCGCATCAAGTAAACCAACTTTGCAGCCAATTTGTTTTAAAGCTAAAGCAAGGTTAGTTGCAAAAGTTGACTTTCCAACTCCTCCTTTTGCACTTGATACAGCTATTGTAAATTTTGTTCCTAAAATTGGGTTCTTTGTGAACTTTCTAGGCTCCAATTTTTTCTTCATTGCGTCACTTAGTTCAGGCTTTTTATCAGTCATAATCTCATCATTACTTGTTTTTTATTAGAAAGACATTATATACTTTGTCATATGTCAGATGATTTTCAAGGTAGAGGCGGAAGCCCGTGGGGAACACCTCCTGGTGGAGGAAATGGTTCTGGAAAAGGACCCACACCACCAGACATCGATGCATTAATTAGAGATATTCAAAGTAAGATAAATAGATTTTTACCTGGTGGAAGTTCATCAGGAAAAAAACCAATTGGTTTAATTTTAATTATTTTAGCCTTCGTATGGTTGGCAAGTGGACTTTATAGGGTGGGGCCCGATGAACAAGGTGTTGTTCTTAGATTTGGAAAGTTTGTAAAAACTACTCAACCAGGATTACATTATCATATCCCAATTCCAGTAGAAACAGTTCAAACACCAAAAGTTACGAAAGTAAATAGAATTGATATCGGATTTAGATCTGAGAGAGATAGTGGTTTTTCTCAAGGTGGAGGAGTTGCCGATGTTCCTCAAGAGAGTTTAATGTTAACGGGCGATGAAAACATAGTTAATATAGATTTTTCAGTTTTCTGGGTAATTAAAGATGCTGGTAAATTTTTATTCGAAATACAAGATCCTGAAGGAACAGTAAAAGCTGCAGCAGAGACAGCAATGAGAGAGGTAATTGCTAAAAGTAAAATTCAACCAGTTTTAACTGAGGGAAGAGCTTTAATTGAAGTCGAAACTCAGGAGATTATTCAATCAATTCTAGATGAATACAATAGTGGTATTCAAATTACACAAGTTCAAACGCAAAAAGCTGATCCACCTGATCAAGTAATTGATGCGTTTAGAGATGTTCAGGCAGCAAGAGCAGATATGGAAAGATCTAAGAATGAAGCCGAAGCTTATGCTAATGATGTTATTCCAAGAGCAAGAGGGGAAGCTGCGAGAATTATGCAGGCAGCAGAAGCTTATAAGCAAAAAGTTGTTGCTCAAGCAGAAGGTGAAGCTAGCAGATTTGTGTCTATTTATAATGAGTATGCGAAAGCCAAAGAAGTAACTCAAGAGAGAATGTATTTAGAGACTATGGAAAAAGTTTTGGCAGATATTGATAAAGTAATAATTGAAAAAAATGCCGGTGCAGGTGTGGTACCATATTTACCATTACCAGAGTTAGGTAAAAAAAAGGCAAGTAATTAATGAAAGCACAAAAAATTTTATTACCGATAATTATTTTAATTGGGGCATTAGCTTTTTTTTCTATATTTATTGTTAAAGAAGTAAATCAAGCAATTGTACTTCAGTTTGGTGACCCTAAAAAAATTATATTAAAACCAGGTTTAAATTTTAAAATACCTTTTATTCAAAATGTTGTCTTTTTAGATAGCAGAATTTTGAATCTTGATACACCACCAGCTGAGGTTATTGCATCTGATCAAAAGAGATTAATTGTTGATGCTTTTGCAAGATTTCAAATTATAGATCCTCTAAAATTCTACATTTCGGTAGGCAATGAAAGAGTCGCAAGATCAAGGTTAGCAACAATTATTAACTCAAGAATTAGAAATGTTTTAGGTCAACAGGAATTACAAACATTGCTATCAAAAGATAGATCTAAGCAAATGTCTTTAATTCAAGAAGGTGTAAACGCAGAAGCTCAAAAATTTGGAATTAAGATTGTAGATGTTAGAATTAAAAGAGCTGATTTACCTCAAGCAAATAGTGAAGCTATCTATAGAAGAATGCAAACTGAAAGAGAAAGAGAAGCTAAAGAGTTTAGAGCAAGAGGGGCTGAAATGGCAGTAACAATTACATCAACTGCTGACAAAGATGTTTCTGTATTACTAGCCAATGCAAACAAAGATTCTGAGATCATGAAAGGACAAGGAGATGGTGAGAGAAACAAAATTTTTGCAGATGCATTTGGTAGAGATCCAGAATTTTTTGCTTTCTACAGAGCAATGCAGGCTTACGAGACTGCTTTAATAGGTGGAGACACTTCAGTAATTTTATCTCCTGACAGTGAGTTCTTTAAATTTTTTGGGAATATTAAACCTAAATCTCAGTAACATAATTTTATGAAGGAGTTGATCATAGCTTTTGGTCTTTTTCTTTTTATCGAAGGAATATTGTACGCCTTATTTCCATCAAAAATGAAAAGTATGTTAAAAAAAATGGAGTTAATAAAAGATACACAGTTAAGAAGTGGTGGTTTAGTTTTTGCAGTTATAGGTTTTATAATTATTTGGTACATTAAAAGCTAATATGAACAGAATTAAAAAATTATTTATTATAATATTTGCAATAAGTTTTGCATCACATGTATTGGCAAAAGATGCGCCTGCATCATTTGCAGATTTAGCAGAAAAATTAATGCCATCTGTTGTAAATATTTCAACGACAACAACGGTTGTAACTAATGCTAATCCATTTCCTGGTTTTGAATTTCCTCCAGGATCACCTTTTGCAGATATGTTTAAAGAATTTGGAACACCTCAAACAAGGAAGTCTGCTGCATTAGGTTCAGGATTTATAATCGATGAAAAAGGAGTCGTAATTACGAATAACCATGTTATCCAAGATGCTGAAGATATCGTAGTAAGAGTGGGCGGTGATAAAGAATATAAAGCTACAATAATTGGGCAAGACCCATTATCTGATATTGCAGTTCTTCAAATAGATTCTAAAGAAAAGTTTATACCAGTTAGCTTTGGAGATTCTGATAAAGCAAGAATTGGTGATTGGGTTATTGCAATTGGTAACCCTTTTGGCTTGGGAGGAACAGTAACAGCAGGAATTATTTCTGCTAGAAATAGATCAATTGGTCTATCTCGTTATGAAGATTATATTCAGACAGATGCCTCAATCAATTCAGGGAATTCAGGTGGACCTTTATTTGATATGAATGGTGATGTAATTGGAATTAATACAGCAATTTTAGGAAAAGGTGGGTCGATAGGTATAGGTTTTTCAATACCATCTAATAGTGCAAAAAAAGTTGTTAGTCAGTTAATAGAATTTGGTGAAACCAAAAGAGGCTGGTTAGGAGTTAGAATTCAAGTAGTAACGAAAGAAATTGCCGATGTTGAAAAATTAGATGAACCTAGAGGAGCATTAGTTGCTAGTGTTGCAGAAAAAAGCCCGTCTGACAAAGCAGGGATTAAAGCTGGAGATATCATTTTAGAATTTAATGGAACAAAGATTAAAGAAATGAAAGAACTACCAATAATTGTTGCACAAACAGAAGTAGGTAAAACAATTGAAGTTAAAGTTTGGAGAAATAAAAAAGAGATTACTAAAAAGATTAAACTAGGTAGACTTGAAACTTCAAGTGACTTTAAAAAAAAAGAACCAAAAGATACGAAAAGAGAAACTCCAGAAATTTCAGAAATCAAATCATTAAAAATTATTGTAAGACCATTAAATGATAATGATATTAAAGAAAGAAAGTTGCCCAATCAAACAACAGGTTTAGTTATAACAAATATTGGAAAAAATAGCCCTGTAGACTACTTAAATGTTGGAGATATTATTGTTGAAGCACAAAAGAAAAAAATAAAATCAGCTAAAAATCTTGAAGATATATTGGACACTGTTTTAAAATCTAATCAAAAAACAATTTTGATTGTAATTTATAACAATCAAAATCAAAGAAGATATATTGGTGTTAAACTAGATTAATAATGGACAAACAGTCCAAAATTATCCTAATTTCAGGTCCAACCGCTTCAGGTAAAACAAATTTTGCTGTCAAGATTGCAAAAAAAATTCAAGGAGAAATCATCAATGCTGATAGCATGCAGGTTTATAAGAAGTTAAAAATCTTAACTGCAAGACCAAATAAAATAGAACAAAAAGATATTAAACATCATCTTTATGGAGTTATTGATTTAAATAAAAAATTTTCAACCGGGCAATGGTTAGAGCTTGCAACTAAAAAAATAAAGAATATTCAAAAAAAAAAAAAAATTCCAATTTTAGTTGGTGGAACTGGTCTTTATTTTCAGTCATTGATTAATGGTCTAGTTAAAATTCCAGAGATACCTCTTAAGTTTAGAAATAAAGTTAGACTAATGTCTAAAAGAGAAGGACAAAAAAAATTCTATAAAAAACTTTTAAAGCTAGATCCTAAAGTTAAAGATAAATTTGATCCAAATGATACACAAAGATCTATAAGAGCATATGAGATTAAATCTTATACAGATAATTCCATGTATAATTGGTTAGCTAGTACTGAATCTGAATTTAAAAACAGTGATTTTTTAAAACTTTTTATTGAAACAAAAAGAGAAAAGCTTATCGAAAGAATTAATCTAAGGACTCTCAACATGATAAATAGTGGAGCTATAAATGAAGTTAAAAAGTTTCTTAAACTTAAAATTAGAAAAGATCAGAGTGTAAATAAGGTAATTGGGATTGCCGAATTGACACAGTATCTAAATCATGAAGTCACTTTAGAAGAAGCAAAAGAA
The nucleotide sequence above comes from Candidatus Pelagibacter giovannonii. Encoded proteins:
- a CDS encoding glycosyltransferase family 2 protein is translated as MEDLTLVIPAKREEGSLPLVLNEIRNFNCAVIVILEESDVLTIEAIKGFNCKIILQKGRGYGNAIIEGINAVKTEHLCIFNADGSFDPKYLNKMLKLCKDQDYVFASRYLKDAGSDDDTIVTKIGNFIFSALGNILFSLGLSDILYTYIMGKTKSFKLLNLESNDFCLCVEIPVKMKRMGAKYLEVPSFERIRINGIKKVKAFQDGFKILVYMIKLFLKI
- a CDS encoding FAD-binding protein, translating into MEIIKFKKFKSIDGFVNKNLKYLNVKKINFLNKHKSFSFIGKGNSISGLPYDNKSLLINYDIEDELKFDKRKSELSVNGNIEVYKIHNYLLKKKLYFPSFPSYSNVTAAACIANCVHGLNPKMGIIKDFVKEIKIYNPNFGFKTLSLEKNKKLFFLTIGGMGLTGLIVNIKFKTLKLMSSNLKIEKNIEFTDLNHMYKYLLNNNYFYNQNNIFIDLKEGKILGRVSSGNLSQNKINLRFISVKKINSIRLGFFRFSVFKKLFEKLILLKEKKFKKLNIHINDAFYPSNRRLIYFNLMGKKFIEYQSIIPHGNVKPFLKDLKVMIDKHSPLISLCHLKIFNGNSHYLQFNGKGLALSIHLTVNSKFNSFYKKLNDLNHKYNCKINIYKNSLIKINDIKKSYGKNYDIFKREIIKLNNKFIIVNQIFNNKNFYKRG
- a CDS encoding aminotransferase class I/II-fold pyridoxal phosphate-dependent enzyme; this translates as MAIPFFSIDLKLIDLISIIKDILLPYNKKKNENKFKELLQKRYPNRYISLLPSARLGFYLSLKFLLKKNDEVIFSSMSFPLYVKIAKQLDLKIILVDVLEKDLNIDVSKIEEKINKNTKAIIATHLFGYPCEIEKIKNICKKHNLLLIEDCAQSFNSKIKNIETGNFGDVGITSTSLLKIPTTLSGGILISKNKELANKVNEWQEMNLKDNLSLKFKLFIKVILSILNSYPKIYSILSDKIFNFLFKYNPKIYRKILYSGMGVKELKYDPLERPELAKYQITIGISQLNRCDEMNKIRKMHSVFFQETFKKYSNIIVINNHFEDEWNHQYFVILIKKDFAKINKELFKLGVHAMDENVWDCSKYNFDIKNKKEVFPITEMVNGKLLRIQNNSFLNKKNIQEIAQKIINGNNKV
- a CDS encoding formyltransferase family protein; translation: MTINPKKILIISSDYDNFFFKPIIFKLNKELTGSSVLMLNKSSTKKYSILKRNIFLLLMFSLKEIFELIYNITKFQFIKKKFDYHQTGIQSINSDKFFNFLENNKYDLIVLINCVEIIKLKTLKKINTEVVNFHPGLLPKYRGFFPNFYSILNKEKNIGLTFHKVDSKIDQGPIIKKHLVSIDYSKGLLHTYKQLYFNDESINFFKKCILEYDSLKNKALTQDDLNSYYTFPQISELLKFKFKKINKLINF
- a CDS encoding FkbM family methyltransferase; this translates as MKTNNKILIAKIIFKTLSLFGLKKKIIIKRNAIKWNIDISEGIDLSIFLFGSFQQALVKSIHRYIFDNNKSKNTFFNIIDVGANIGDKSLSLSRDLLNKNFLNFKIFTIEPTDYAFKKKINNINLNPILKKKIIPFKYFISNNKNKPKKVYSSWSLNNNRNAHQIHKGVLKSINKFTKNITLDDFIKKNKIKDQIILKIDVDGFEMDILKSAIKTLRDRKPIIFMEYAPYLFNEQGTSMREFYSFIKKYHYETYDLNYNKLNKIIVADGSTIDIILIKNQ
- a CDS encoding Mrp/NBP35 family ATP-binding protein; translated protein: MTDKKPELSDAMKKKLEPRKFTKNPILGTKFTIAVSSAKGGVGKSTFATNLALALKQIGCKVGLLDADIYGPSIPKMFDINEKPKSDGQTLTPITKYDIQCMSIGFLADQQTPMIWRGPMVTSAIKTFTQKVGWKDLDFIIVDMPPGTGDTQLTFSQEIKIDGAIIVSTPQEVALLDVKRGIKMFDKLGVKILGLVDNMSYFTGDDGKKYKIFGEGGVKRTAKEFEKEFLGEIPINPEVGKCGDEGKPIVEANPEHEISKIYLDFAKKIKSTYL
- the hflK gene encoding FtsH protease activity modulator HflK, with product MSDDFQGRGGSPWGTPPGGGNGSGKGPTPPDIDALIRDIQSKINRFLPGGSSSGKKPIGLILIILAFVWLASGLYRVGPDEQGVVLRFGKFVKTTQPGLHYHIPIPVETVQTPKVTKVNRIDIGFRSERDSGFSQGGGVADVPQESLMLTGDENIVNIDFSVFWVIKDAGKFLFEIQDPEGTVKAAAETAMREVIAKSKIQPVLTEGRALIEVETQEIIQSILDEYNSGIQITQVQTQKADPPDQVIDAFRDVQAARADMERSKNEAEAYANDVIPRARGEAARIMQAAEAYKQKVVAQAEGEASRFVSIYNEYAKAKEVTQERMYLETMEKVLADIDKVIIEKNAGAGVVPYLPLPELGKKKASN
- the hflC gene encoding protease modulator HflC, which codes for MKAQKILLPIIILIGALAFFSIFIVKEVNQAIVLQFGDPKKIILKPGLNFKIPFIQNVVFLDSRILNLDTPPAEVIASDQKRLIVDAFARFQIIDPLKFYISVGNERVARSRLATIINSRIRNVLGQQELQTLLSKDRSKQMSLIQEGVNAEAQKFGIKIVDVRIKRADLPQANSEAIYRRMQTEREREAKEFRARGAEMAVTITSTADKDVSVLLANANKDSEIMKGQGDGERNKIFADAFGRDPEFFAFYRAMQAYETALIGGDTSVILSPDSEFFKFFGNIKPKSQ
- a CDS encoding DUF2065 domain-containing protein → MKELIIAFGLFLFIEGILYALFPSKMKSMLKKMELIKDTQLRSGGLVFAVIGFIIIWYIKS
- a CDS encoding Do family serine endopeptidase — translated: MNRIKKLFIIIFAISFASHVLAKDAPASFADLAEKLMPSVVNISTTTTVVTNANPFPGFEFPPGSPFADMFKEFGTPQTRKSAALGSGFIIDEKGVVITNNHVIQDAEDIVVRVGGDKEYKATIIGQDPLSDIAVLQIDSKEKFIPVSFGDSDKARIGDWVIAIGNPFGLGGTVTAGIISARNRSIGLSRYEDYIQTDASINSGNSGGPLFDMNGDVIGINTAILGKGGSIGIGFSIPSNSAKKVVSQLIEFGETKRGWLGVRIQVVTKEIADVEKLDEPRGALVASVAEKSPSDKAGIKAGDIILEFNGTKIKEMKELPIIVAQTEVGKTIEVKVWRNKKEITKKIKLGRLETSSDFKKKEPKDTKRETPEISEIKSLKIIVRPLNDNDIKERKLPNQTTGLVITNIGKNSPVDYLNVGDIIVEAQKKKIKSAKNLEDILDTVLKSNQKTILIVIYNNQNQRRYIGVKLD
- the miaA gene encoding tRNA (adenosine(37)-N6)-dimethylallyltransferase MiaA — protein: MDKQSKIILISGPTASGKTNFAVKIAKKIQGEIINADSMQVYKKLKILTARPNKIEQKDIKHHLYGVIDLNKKFSTGQWLELATKKIKNIQKKKKIPILVGGTGLYFQSLINGLVKIPEIPLKFRNKVRLMSKREGQKKFYKKLLKLDPKVKDKFDPNDTQRSIRAYEIKSYTDNSMYNWLASTESEFKNSDFLKLFIETKREKLIERINLRTLNMINSGAINEVKKFLKLKIRKDQSVNKVIGIAELTQYLNHEVTLEEAKELISIKTRQYAKRQATWARTRMTSWKKIKPTRIGDFIKKLNKSLLKLDQ